The Daphnia carinata strain CSIRO-1 chromosome 1, CSIRO_AGI_Dcar_HiC_V3, whole genome shotgun sequence sequence cTTTTGTTCGGTGTTCTAGTGGAGAAATTGTCCACTTTTCATGTCAAGAAAAACTCATTTAatcataattttaaaatttattttggcACAATATTTTTGCGCTTTGCATAGTTACAATACATCTTGTTGCACTTTGTACTTGTTTAAAATTTGGTGAATGCttctataaatttttttcaggcaGTCCAGTCTAGGAAGTGTATGCTAATTTGGTGATACAAAACTCCATATAGTTTATATAATTTCATAACAAATAAGAAATCCTTACTTGGAATATGGGAAGAACTTCTGTTTTTTCACATCCTTGTCCATACTTAAGTAAAATTGCTAAATAAAACAAGACCTGGTGCTGCAATAACAGTAGGAATTAGTACAGCAAGCaccctattgttttttcttgtctgtttttttaatcttctgatttacacaaaaaaaaaagttgtttcaTACCATTGTTATTGCTTCATTAATAACAACCCCTTGGATTCTTTCCCATGCAATAAATTTAGCAGATTTTCTTCCTGAGGCAAATATTGTAGTAATCTGCAAACCAACTGCTTTCATGATGAGTAAAGactctaaaaaaaacaaaaaaaaacaagtttaataaattgaaaacattttattttgtacagAGGTCACGAGTTCAGTTTGCTGCAAGTAccttttttcacttttgtgTGCAGTTTAATCAAGGCAAAAATAGCCAGTATAAAGCAAAGAATTGACAAGACGTGTGTATGATGATGGTGTAGACCAAGATGCAGAAATATAGCTGTAAAACAAACAGTACAAGATAGCCATCTCTCAAAATGAAATGGTTGGCTATCAATCACATATTCTTCAAAAATCGTTCCACTGTTATACTGAACTTTTAGCTGGCTTCCATAAATGTTCAAATATCTTGCATTATCGtcaatcatttgaaaaactgatcatttgaaaaaatgcACACATAACAACTTTGTAGACCATTCACCTcgtctttttcatttgtattGCAAGCATAGATAAAGTCGTCTTTATCTATTGCAAGTCTGTAAGGAGTTAAAACGTTGCAACTTTctcaaataaaatttaactAATTATTTTCAGTCAAAAATATcataaaatgaattaaattgaAAGCTACATTTGTACTGTAGTAAATAAGAacttatttttctaaattattttattaaccTGCAACATTGAAAATTTGCTGCTATGCAACTATGCAAGAGTGTGCTTTTTAGCCTGCACCTTCAAGACAGACATAGAAACTAGAGGCTTACGCGACAATTTGTCGCGCTATCGACTGCCAGTGGAAGCATTTAGACTGAACCACGTGGAGAGTGCGCAAAGCATTCTAAATTTTTGGCAAtcgaattatttttgaaaactattttaaattatGGGTTTTCCAggtatgtttttcttgttctgtaATCCTTAAGGAATgctgattttatttttcaattttgtctaccaaagccaatttttttttaccttaaagCTACGTCAATTTTTGGACCATGCTTGTTCTGAAAAGTGGTTTATATATTCCTTGGCCATGTCGGTTCCTCTACATGTTGCCCTAGCCTATTTAAGATTTCAGATTCCGCTAGGCACACTAATGCCTTCCTTTCAATCAAAGCTTGAATTGTCAAAcataatatctttttttttttaatttttctccAACAGCATTTAGCCCACGAGGAGGTGGTGGCAGCAGAGGTGCTGGAGGAAGAGGTGGTTCAAGAGGAGGATTTGGTGGAGATCGAGGGGGTGGCAGAGGCCGTGGAGGATTTGGGGACCGTGGAGGCTTTGGTGGTCGTGGAAGAGGAGGTGGAGGTGGCAGAGGCCGTGGAGGATTTGGTGACCGTGGTGGCCGTGGAAGAGGAGGTGGTGGTAGAGGTGGCATGGGTGGTGGCAAGAAAGTATTTGTTGAGCCCCATCGTCATCCTGGAGTGTTTATTGCCAGAGGAAAGGAAGATGCTCTAGTCACCAAAAATATGGCTATTGGTGATTCAGTTtatggagaaaaaagaatagcagTGGAGGAAGAAGGtagtaataaatttttttccatgtGATGTGagttctacattttttgttattttaggAGTTGAGAAGATTGAGTACCGTGTCTGGAATCCTTTCCGTTCAAagttggctgctgccatcctTGGTGGTGTTGACCAAATCCACATGCCACCTGGAAGTAAAGTCTTGTATTTGGGTGCTGCCTCTGGAACAACCGTATCTCATGTATCTGATGTTGTAGGACCGGTAAAAGCTTTACCAGTCTTTAGCTAATGCGTGAAATGGAGGTactaaaggttttttgttgttgttgctgcaggAAGGACTTGTTTATGCTGTTGAGTTTTCTCACCGTTCCGGTCGCGATTTGATCAATGTTGCCAAGAAGCGCACCAACATTATTCCAATTATTGAAGATGCTCGTCACCCTCATAAATACCGAATGCTGGTAAATCGGCATTTTCTTACTTCATACTAAACACTAAAAGGTTGATTTGGTTAGATCGGAATGGTAGACACCATTTTCGCTGATGTCGCTCAGCCTGATCAAGCGCGTATTGTGGCCCTTAATGCCCAATATTTCCTCAAAAACGGTGGTCACTTCGTCATTTCTATAAAGGTATAGTTTATTAGTTAAATTTTTCACTAAAGAAATAACCACAACATCTTATATAGGCTAACTGTATCGATTCAACTGCCGCGCCTGAGGCAGTTTTTGCTGGCGAAGTCAAAAAGATGCAAGCTGAGAAGATGAAACCTATTGAACAGTTGACCCTTGAGCCGTATGAGCGTGATCATGCGGTGGTTGTTGGTGTATACAGACCGCCAACAAAGAAATGAATTCGTTTACACAGTAAATTTGACAGAAAAGAATGACTGCAATCttatgtttgcattttactGTGAGCGCCATCCGCAATGAATACAGTTGGAACCGTTTTACTTCTACCAACAATTCTTTGAAAACGTAATGCAGAAgtctcaaacaaaaaatacaaataattacGTTAAAATGCGTTCGTTTGTAAAATCTCTTCTATCGTACACTTTAGATTAGCACACAGTTACAATACATCTGCGTTGTGGCTAAGAAAAATCAATGTAAGTGGTGACAGTTCTGCTGAAGAGTTAAGAGTCAATTTCACTGGAAGGTCACCCCagtccctttttttatgtgttgCAATTCAAGCTGCATCTTTAAAAACTGCAACAGAACTTCTGCGATTCCTGATAAGTCATCCAATCCGGTAAATAATTAATCAGAATTTTCCAATAGGGGTGGGTTGGGGGGTAGATTTTACACTGATACAGTCGTCTAGCATGCCGTTAAAAATTCGCTGTCCATCGTTTGTCGCCCCTTCACGGTGAAAGTTCTGTGTAGAAATTTGCCATCTATGCAGGTGTTGAAAATAAGCAAAATCTTTATTCTGTACCACTCCTTTTGCTCTCGTTGGATTAAGTAAGTcggaataaaaattgtttgcaAATTCTAGTTTTTGAGAGCAGCCCGGAAGAGTTTCGAATCGATAACACGCTAGCGATTCAATAGTTATTTGAATAATCATTTTGGCAACGCCAACGCAAGGTCAGATCAACATTCAGGATTGACCAGACCATATAGGCCTATCTGTGTTGTGATACCTGATAAGTTCATcaatcttatttatttatctatttacTGCTGCGTGAAACAGGCAAACAGCAGTTGTGTTAATATTTTTATGTAATTTGAAAAACTTGATTTTGTCGAAGTAGAGTTTAGTTCTTTCTTCCCTCAACAAAACGGAGTAAACCTACTGTCACTGGAAAAGTAATAGATTAATCGTTGATATTGTCGAGTGTAATAACTAATAAGAAGTTTTTTAAAGGAATGGCGGAATGTAAACCTCTGAGTCCTGAGGAAGTAAGTGCAGCTTGTGCACAGGCTTCACCTGAGAccaaagtaaaaacaaaacaaaaaaattaacatttaCATTAGGTTAAATACATCAACTGTCTGACACATTTTTCAGGACTTTCTCTTTCAACAAACAATGTATCGAATTAAGGATCCAAAAGCCAGCCTAGATTTTTATACCAGAGTACTGGGCATGTGCTTACTGAAGCAATTTAACTttgatgaaatgaaattctcATTGTTCTTTATGGGATATGAAAACCCAAATGATATACCTGGTGATGAGAAAGATAGAGCTAGGTGGGCTTTATCTAGAAAAGCAACTTTAGAGCTGACACAGTAAGTTTATTTGATAAGTAATGTTATTTCACATGTTAACGTAAAACTGAATCTAAAGCTGTTTCTTAAATTTGTTTCAGTAATTGGGGAACTGAATCTGATCCAGAATTCAAGTATCATAATGGAAATTCTGAACCTAAGGGATTTGGTATTatagataaataaaattatgtagtttgaaaaatggatataCAAATGTTATGTTCTGGTAAAGGCCATATTGGAATAATGGTACCAGATGTTGATGCTGCATGTGAAAGATTTGCAAATCTTGGGGTACAATTTGTCAAAAAACCAAACGATGGTAATTTTCTGCAATTTACAGTGCATAgtacttaattttttaataataatttttttatgctGTGTGTAGGTAAAATGAAGGGCATTGCTTTCATCAAGGATCCTGATGGCTATTGGATCGAGATATTTAATAATAACCTTGACATCTGAATAACTCAGCGCTTGAAGCTGTGGAAACAGTCAAATATATATCATGGTTGGTTATTGTGTGAtaatcaaatataaaaaatattgaaatgaaCAGCGTGTGATTGAGTTCTTTTTCATAAATGTCTAAATAAAACTATATAATTGGTGGAAAATAGAATAGAGAGGGATTGCCAAGTACATATTTATTAGAACATGGCATAAACTCTCAGTgttatacaacaaaaaaatacatttattgCCCCTTAGCTTAAAACTGGAAGCCTATATGCTGGCCCCAACAGCCTGTCTTCTAGGTTTATTATGGACACAGGAGTTGCCTGAGTGTATGTGAGTGCTGGTTACCCATAAATAACAAAGTCTTCTCTTTACAAAGCATGAAAGTACCATTGAATATTGCAACGTTACTTGAAATTCTCATCGTAGCTGACAAATAAAATGTATTCTATCCACCACACTAGTAACGATTATCCGATTGCATGCTTAAATGCTCCACATTTCCTACaccttatttttcaaatcctTTGTTTTTGCCTAAAATTCCAGATATAGTTAGATAGTCAAGTTGTCTACTATGTAAAGTAAAATGCTAGGCGACGCTGAGACGCAATGCTGAATTTCCGATTGTATTTATTCTGcaactttttgaattttgtccACAACAAAAGTTACCGTTTCGTTCACTAGCTTCCGCCGATTTATTGTTGTCATCACACATTCCAATTCCCGCAGTTTACCACCGTTGTTAACCATTCCTCTGGGCCGAAAACACCGCACCAATATAGTACGTGACACAAGCTATAATATGAGAGCGCCTGTTTAACACTACCGTCGGATTACGACAGGGAATCGTCCGATCGGGCATCCTTAATTAAATCATGTGCTAGTTATACCGAGAAATGACGTCTAccaattgaaaattttagtGAAACTTTGGGGAGTTTTTTAAGCTTTCTTGTGGAACGTAGGCTACGTCGTCAACACCCACTTTTTTAAACATGGAAAAATTTGCTGTGGATTTGGACAAGGTCTTAGATGACTTTGAGTTACAAGAgggtaaaaatgtttattatAGTGTCTCTTTAACTTAATCTAAAGGAATGTTGTTCTTCTCTTTATTATTCTAGACCAGGCAGAGCAGTTTGTTAAGAATGGTGAAAAACTTGATTGCTTGGAAACTGAGGAATCTCGGGAAAATTTTCCTGAATTATTAGATTTTATAACAGAACCACTTGCTGATTCTGCCAGTCATCAAAAGGAACTTTCCCAGTTCTCAAACCTTGTGGGCTGTGAAGACATTGAATCCAAATCTCCATCAACAGATGCCCCAGAATCAAAACAGACTGAGACATCTGACTGCCTAATAAAAAATGAGCTCCTGGACTTAAAGTCTAGTGTGGATGAAACTACTAATGAACATTCCAATCTGAATGAGCTACTTCTCGACCTAAGTGAAGCCTTGGGCAGTGCTCTTGTCACAGAACAATCTGTTAATTTGGAAATTGAAAGTTCTACTTTGCTGGATCAGTCATTCACTGAGGATGTAGTAACTCAGCCATTGTTATCTGACATTATACAAAATGGAGCCTTCAATCCTTCTCATCCAGATACTTTAACAGATGATGAACTTGAAAGTTATCTGGCTGAAttggaaaaggaagaagaaggagaaacaTCAGAGCCCACACTTGCGGGAAAAATAGgtagtgaagaagaaaataatcaTATACCAAATTGTTCACCGGTAATACTTGAAACTGACAAAGAGATTAAATGTTCCATTATTGGTGatgtaaatgaaaaaacacttcTAGTCCTACCTTTGgctgaagaagaggaaagTGTACCACTATCTGACAGTGAAGTAACATCAACAGAGGAATCAAACGGCTCCTCGTTTAGTGATTCAGATTCTTCAGACGCGCATCCTAATCTACATGAAGATTCATTCAGCACTGAGGAAGAAATGCCTCAGTTGATAGATGATCCTTGTCTATTAAACACAGAAAATGTCAGTGAAACTGTGCCGTCCCAGATTACGGTGGATCAAATAGTCGATGGCTGTGAATCGAATCCTTCTCACATGCCTGAGGACAACCTTGCTAACTCATCGTCTTGTGAAGTGACTGAACCAGTAGATGGGGTAGTTGTGGAAGATATACCTGCGCCGTCGTTAAATGTTAATGCAGAGAATAACGTGACGTCTGTGATGTCAGATTTCTCACATGATGACAATGCACCTTTAGAGCCTTACAGCAGCCTAACTGAAGATGAACGCCTACTTGGAGTACTAAAGCCTGTTTGGATTCCCGATGAAGAAGCTCCTCAATGCATGAATTGCAGTCAACGATTTACAGTTATTAGGCGACGACACCATTGCCGTGCATGCGGTAGAGTTCTCTGCAGTAACTGCTGCTCGTCACGTGCTCGTCTTGAATACATGGAAAGCAAAGAAACACGGGTGTGTTTACCATGCCTTCAAGTCCTAAGGAAAGTTGAAGCATATAAAAAGTGGGGCAGTTTAGCTGAGGGCCAAGCTTCAACTAACACAGTGGATAGTGGGAGTCAAAGTAGTGTTGACTCCACACCAACCTCTAGTCCCTCTCCACATCTTCCTAATCCAGTCGTCAGAGTCAATGTTAACAATCCCTCCGAATACTGTTCTACTGTACCACCTGCTCTCCAAGTAGCTGCGGCTGCTGCACTTCCGACCCCAACTGTGATGGTTCCAGTCCCAGTTGGAGTCTTGAAGAAAGAAGGAACACCATCACATCCGCGAACGAAGAGCGAACCTAAGCAGGTTAGTAATCTtatttaatattaaaataagTTTTATTCTACCATTGGTTTCTCAGGTAATTTTTAGTGATGGAATTCGGCCTGGAGGCGACTTGGCTGAATTGGACGCATGGCGTGCACCAGTAGCTGATTCCCAGTCTGGCATTCATCGGTCGGTGTCGCGGCGTGTCCAAAAAAAAGCATCTATTACCACAGCAACGCCAGAAAACAGTGCTCCTcaagaaattaaaaaccaGCATATGATAAAGCTCGTCCCCTCTCTACCTCCAATCGTTAACGGACCGGACTCAATCGAGCAATTACAATGTGCGTTAGCCGATCCTATCGCTCCTTCAGTGGTATTTGCAATGCAGTCTAGTCAGTCTGGAGTTGATCGACATTTACTATTGGTACGAGTAAAACTACTCCAACTTGATTGCTGTGTTCGGAGGAAATGCTGGTC is a genomic window containing:
- the LOC132088573 gene encoding phosphatidylinositol N-acetylglucosaminyltransferase subunit H-like, yielding MIDDNARYLNIYGSQLKVQYNSGTIFEEYVIDSQPFHFERWLSCTVCFTAIFLHLGLHHHHTHVLSILCFILAIFALIKLHTKVKKESLLIMKAVGLQITTIFASGRKSAKFIAWERIQGVVINEAITMHQVLFYLAILLKYGQGCEKTEVLPIFQVRISYLL
- the LOC130691397 gene encoding lactoylglutathione lyase-like, with amino-acid sequence MAECKPLSPEEVSAACAQASPETKDFLFQQTMYRIKDPKASLDFYTRVLGMCLLKQFNFDEMKFSLFFMGYENPNDIPGDEKDRARWALSRKATLELTHNWGTESDPEFKYHNGNSEPKGFGHIGIMVPDVDAACERFANLGVQFVKKPNDGKMKGIAFIKDPDGYWIEIFNNNLDI
- the LOC130691355 gene encoding zinc finger FYVE domain-containing protein 9-like; this encodes MEKFAVDLDKVLDDFELQEDQAEQFVKNGEKLDCLETEESRENFPELLDFITEPLADSASHQKELSQFSNLVGCEDIESKSPSTDAPESKQTETSDCLIKNELLDLKSSVDETTNEHSNLNELLLDLSEALGSALVTEQSVNLEIESSTLLDQSFTEDVVTQPLLSDIIQNGAFNPSHPDTLTDDELESYLAELEKEEEGETSEPTLAGKIGSEEENNHIPNCSPVILETDKEIKCSIIGDVNEKTLLVLPLAEEEESVPLSDSEVTSTEESNGSSFSDSDSSDAHPNLHEDSFSTEEEMPQLIDDPCLLNTENVSETVPSQITVDQIVDGCESNPSHMPEDNLANSSSCEVTEPVDGVVVEDIPAPSLNVNAENNVTSVMSDFSHDDNAPLEPYSSLTEDERLLGVLKPVWIPDEEAPQCMNCSQRFTVIRRRHHCRACGRVLCSNCCSSRARLEYMESKETRVCLPCLQVLRKVEAYKKWGSLAEGQASTNTVDSGSQSSVDSTPTSSPSPHLPNPVVRVNVNNPSEYCSTVPPALQVAAAAALPTPTVMVPVPVGVLKKEGTPSHPRTKSEPKQVIFSDGIRPGGDLAELDAWRAPVADSQSGIHRSVSRRVQKKASITTATPENSAPQEIKNQHMIKLVPSLPPIVNGPDSIEQLQCALADPIAPSVVFAMQSSQSGVDRHLLLVRVKLLQLDCCVRRKCWSFATCGMRWVAQDEIVILLEQQSDTSTENSVVDELLPPEDIFYHLLSIYEEAMNKHHVIINLGHTVTPGTFLGSTEHGGFLFFRTTFQCVQQLSLPPPPYLVGVLLQRWEIPWAKVFPLRLLLRLGAEFRYYPCPLFSVRKRKSVFGEVGHTIVNLLADMRNFSYSLPAVAGLVVHMEEKETNILLPKSRYQQVCKALAQSNDHVISLAASFSPQADAHLVCLQLDDGSYQTQAINIHTRPRKVTGASFLVLNGALKSSSGLSGRSSIVEDGVMVQLLPDMLSNLKQALIRMENYTIQCGKIINEQPEETVTLKWVDTEPSPVNTGVQSPIDGRSFTGISSIRVMQPRDFKGEGQRLLRWTELFIIKIEDSAHSSSSRIEDNGDITRFAETVAKGASMALAAKLASLDPHTLIGLRVSLDGDSVEYQTGAGQAPLPNTCVEELDSSLIPILHRESSGQSVPCIMELWFQIVHP